A window of the Lactuca sativa cultivar Salinas chromosome 7, Lsat_Salinas_v11, whole genome shotgun sequence genome harbors these coding sequences:
- the LOC111908228 gene encoding non-specific lipid transfer protein GPI-anchored 31, giving the protein MATTTAVLILCISAAAMYAGLVDSAHHTGAPAPAADCSTVILNMADCLSYVTAGSTVKTPEGTCCSGLKSVLKTDAQCLCEAFKNSAQLGISLNVTKALALPTACNIKAPSVTNCGMSLGTASAPVQAPMAVGEAPTVAAGGLAPAPALGSSNSAGIGMSTGSVFFSMILAVYFY; this is encoded by the exons ATGGCAACAACAACCGCCGTTCTGATTCTATGCATCTCTGCGGCGGCGATGTACGCAGGACTCGTCGATTCAGCCCACCACACCGGGGCTCCAGCGCCAGCGGCGGACTGCTCAACAGTGATACTGAACATGGCAGATTGCCTGTCGTACGTGACGGCCGGAAGCACGGTGAAGACGCCGGAAGGAACATGTTGCTCAGGTCTTAAATCGGTGTTGAAAACAGACGCACAGTGTTTGTGTGAAGCATTCAAAAACAGTGCGCAATTGGGCATATCATTGAACGTCACCAAAGCCCTAGCTTTACCCACTGCTTGCAATATCAAGGCCCCATCTGTTACTAACTGTGGAA TGAGTCTCGGCACTGCTTCTGCTCCTG TTCAAGCACCAATGGCAGTGGGTGAAGCTCCAACTGTGGCGGCAGGTGGTCTTGCTCCGGCACCGGCGTTGGGAAGCTCAAACTCAGCCGGGATAGGAATGTCAACCGGGTCGGTTTTTTTCAGTATGATACTAGcggtttatttttattaa